The Acidicapsa ligni DNA window TCCGACGCAATTTCGAAGTCCATAGAAGATTTCATGGAGACCTGGAATCCTGCGAACGCGATCAATGTCGGGCAGCCGTTTCCGGACTTCAGCCTGTCGGATGCAACCGGCAAGCAGGTGTCCATGAGGGAGTTGCTCGCAAAGGGACCTCTGCTCATCTCGTTCTACCGGGGAGGGTGGTGCCCCTACTGCAACTTGGCTCTGAAAGCTCTACAAGACAGTCTGTCGGACATCAAAGCCAGAGGTGTGACGCTGGTCGCGATCAGTCCCGAGTTTCCCAATCAGTCCCTCACCACGCAGGAGAAAAGCGAACTTCATTTTCCGGTCCTCTCGGACGTGGGAAACAACCTCGCCCGCAAGCTCGGAATTCTGTTTCAACAGCCAGAAACAGTGCGGCCCATCCTGAAAGCCTACGGTGTTGATCTACAGGCGCGAAACGGAGACGACAGCTTTGTGGTTCCGTTTCCCGCGTCTTATCTCATCGACAGTAAAGGCATGATCCGATATGCATTCCTCGACCCGGACTACACCCACCGCCTGGAACCATCGACTGCTCTGGGGTGGATAGACGAGATGCAACAGCTGTAAGTCGTTGGGCCCATCAAGGGCGTCCGCAACGATCTGCCATGAAGCCGAGTCGACAATATAACGCCTGAATCATGGGCAAATACCGATGTAAACATCGGACAGCGCACAGGAGAGTAACCGATGAGTGGAGATCTGCAAGGAAAAGTCTTTCTTATCACGGGGGCAACGGAGGGGATTGGTAAAGCAGCCACGCGCGAGTTCGCGAAGCGAGGGGCGAAGATCGTCCTGGTCGCGCGAAACAAGGAAAAGGGCGAACGCTTCGTTGCCGAATTGAGGAAGGCGACGGGGGACAACGACATCAGTTTGATCGTGGCGGACATGTCGAGCATCGCCGATATCAAGCGCGTCGCCGCCGAATTCCGCGCCAACCACACGAAGCTTGACGTGCTGGTGAACAACGCGGGAGCGCTCTTCAAGGATTACCAATTGAGCAAAGACGGACTTGAGATGACATTCGCGCTCAATCACATGGGCTACTTCGGCCTTACTTTCTCGCTGCTCGATCTCCTGAAGAGCACCAAAGAGGCGCGCGTCGTCTCGACCTCGAGCGTGGGGCACAAAATTGGGAAGTTCGATCTCGGCCGGATCGCCAGGCGTGAACCGGGGCATGCTGGCTGGCCTGCGTACGGAGAGTCAAAGTACGCGAACATACTCTTCACGCGCGAGCTTGCACGAAGGCTCGAAGGCTCCGGCGCCACCGCCAACTGTTTTCACCCGGGCTTTGTGCACACGGGCTTTGGACTGAACAACGGCGGGTTTCTCAAGTGGGCGTTCAGCGTGGTAAGTCCCATTTTCGCGCGAACCCCGGAGAAGGGGGCCGATACTCTGATCTGGCTTGCCACAAGTCCCGAGGCCGCGTCCCACACAGGAG harbors:
- a CDS encoding peroxiredoxin-like family protein produces the protein MSLATDLSTLKDAAHARMPKEQSDAISKSIEDFMETWNPANAINVGQPFPDFSLSDATGKQVSMRELLAKGPLLISFYRGGWCPYCNLALKALQDSLSDIKARGVTLVAISPEFPNQSLTTQEKSELHFPVLSDVGNNLARKLGILFQQPETVRPILKAYGVDLQARNGDDSFVVPFPASYLIDSKGMIRYAFLDPDYTHRLEPSTALGWIDEMQQL
- a CDS encoding SDR family oxidoreductase, producing MSGDLQGKVFLITGATEGIGKAATREFAKRGAKIVLVARNKEKGERFVAELRKATGDNDISLIVADMSSIADIKRVAAEFRANHTKLDVLVNNAGALFKDYQLSKDGLEMTFALNHMGYFGLTFSLLDLLKSTKEARVVSTSSVGHKIGKFDLGRIARREPGHAGWPAYGESKYANILFTRELARRLEGSGATANCFHPGFVHTGFGLNNGGFLKWAFSVVSPIFARTPEKGADTLIWLATSPEAASHTGEYFSDRKVTKVVEPGNNGELARGLWELSEKLYN